A single window of Acinetobacter wuhouensis DNA harbors:
- the gshA gene encoding glutamate--cysteine ligase, with protein sequence MSQPEAISQSILPSWVDSALFKGMLRGIERESLRMQSNGFLSQADHPKSLGSALTHPHITTDYSEALMEFITPPKESIPEALSFLADVHAVVNRHLENDEKLWTLSMPCMLDDQEENIRLAQYGTSNIGKFKTLYRHGLGIRYGRRMQTISGVHYNVSFPDALFEQLQQHETDEALKALSLQDYRSHRYLGLIRNFIRLTPLVMYLVGASPSVCKCFMTGREHHLLPLIKGTLFLPYATALRMGRFGYQNSAQKQLGIHYNNLECYVAELQKAVNTPYAQFSRLGLSDANGEPNQINDHVLQIENEYYSLVRPKQVPKAGETPSQALANRGIGYVELRAVDVNPYSAIGIDEDTAGFLEVVALYCLLKDSPDLLDAEQDIIEQNQAEVVNRGRAPNAKIIEAGQETPLLVWIQQHITAMQPLADVLNQSYATDLYRQALAVMQTRVDDVDQTLSAHVIEDTMKQGGTWGFGSYMANQHIESYEQHVLSPETLAYFEELTQSSLAEQQQLEQDTSISFEDYLSKFR encoded by the coding sequence ATGAGTCAACCCGAAGCGATTTCCCAATCTATTTTACCAAGTTGGGTGGATTCTGCCTTATTCAAAGGGATGTTACGTGGGATTGAGCGTGAAAGTTTGCGTATGCAAAGCAACGGCTTTTTATCACAAGCAGATCATCCAAAATCACTCGGTTCTGCGCTGACGCATCCGCATATCACCACAGATTATTCTGAAGCCTTGATGGAGTTTATTACCCCACCGAAAGAAAGCATTCCTGAAGCATTGTCATTTTTGGCAGATGTGCATGCAGTGGTGAATCGTCATTTAGAAAATGATGAAAAATTGTGGACATTGTCTATGCCATGTATGTTGGACGATCAAGAAGAAAATATTCGTTTGGCACAATATGGCACTTCAAATATTGGTAAATTCAAAACTTTATATCGTCATGGTTTAGGCATTCGCTATGGTCGCCGTATGCAGACCATTTCAGGTGTGCATTACAACGTTTCTTTCCCTGATGCGTTATTTGAACAATTACAACAGCATGAAACTGATGAAGCACTGAAAGCACTCAGTCTGCAAGATTACCGTAGTCATCGTTATTTGGGCTTAATTCGTAATTTTATTCGCCTTACACCATTAGTCATGTACCTTGTTGGCGCAAGTCCGTCAGTATGTAAATGTTTTATGACAGGACGTGAGCATCATTTATTACCGTTGATCAAAGGAACGCTATTCTTACCTTATGCAACAGCATTGCGAATGGGGCGTTTTGGTTATCAAAATTCTGCGCAGAAACAATTGGGCATTCATTACAACAATTTAGAATGCTATGTCGCTGAGTTACAAAAAGCGGTAAATACGCCGTATGCGCAATTCAGTCGTTTAGGATTGAGTGATGCCAATGGTGAGCCGAATCAAATCAATGATCACGTGCTACAAATTGAAAATGAATATTACAGTTTAGTTCGTCCGAAACAAGTGCCGAAAGCAGGTGAAACACCATCTCAAGCTTTGGCAAATCGTGGCATTGGCTATGTGGAATTACGTGCAGTTGACGTGAACCCGTATAGTGCAATCGGGATCGATGAAGATACCGCAGGTTTCTTAGAGGTTGTGGCGCTATATTGCTTACTCAAAGACAGTCCAGATTTGTTAGATGCTGAACAAGACATTATCGAGCAGAACCAAGCTGAAGTGGTCAATCGTGGTCGTGCGCCAAATGCCAAAATTATCGAAGCGGGTCAAGAAACTCCATTATTAGTATGGATTCAACAACATATCACTGCAATGCAACCACTTGCCGATGTCCTAAATCAAAGCTATGCAACGGATTTGTATCGTCAAGCCCTAGCTGTAATGCAAACCCGTGTTGATGATGTGGATCAGACTCTATCTGCGCATGTGATTGAAGATACCATGAAACAAGGCGGGACTTGGGGTTTTGGTAGCTATATGGCAAACCAACATATTGAAAGTTACGAACAACATGTATTAAGTCCAGAAACTTTAGCGTATTTTGAGGAACTTACTCAAAGTTCTCTCGCAGAACAACAGCAACTTGAACAAGATACAAGTATAAGTTTTGAAGATTACTTGAGTAAATTTAGATAA
- a CDS encoding dihydrofolate reductase family protein produces the protein MSIEIKGYIATSADGYIATKDGSVEFLTPYQAIDCGYNDFIQEIDIVVMGRKTYEVICSFGGEWPYPDQKGFIVTSDLSLDLIHSSLSLWNQGVHELVEHLRQNFEGNVWVVGGTQLQNYFLEHNLLNSLEIFVMPVLLGEGIPLFPSFKSNVQPLKSIQAEMIENTIIKTTYIF, from the coding sequence ATGAGTATTGAAATAAAAGGTTATATTGCGACAAGTGCAGATGGCTATATTGCAACAAAAGATGGCTCAGTTGAATTTTTAACACCTTATCAAGCAATTGACTGTGGCTATAACGACTTTATTCAAGAGATTGATATTGTCGTTATGGGACGTAAAACCTATGAAGTGATCTGTTCTTTTGGTGGAGAATGGCCATATCCTGATCAAAAAGGATTTATCGTCACTTCTGATCTTTCATTGGATTTAATACATTCATCACTTTCTCTATGGAATCAAGGTGTTCATGAATTGGTTGAACATCTTAGACAAAACTTTGAGGGGAATGTCTGGGTTGTCGGGGGAACACAGTTACAGAACTATTTTCTTGAGCACAATTTGCTGAATAGTCTGGAAATTTTTGTGATGCCTGTGCTGCTTGGTGAGGGCATTCCGCTGTTTCCAAGTTTTAAATCCAATGTTCAACCGTTGAAATCTATACAGGCTGAAATGATTGAAAATACGATCATTAAAACAACTTATATTTTCTAA
- a CDS encoding SH3 domain-containing protein produces MKRILLVASLFIPSFSFAQSNNFGLIQDKDGYVNVRDQASLKAKVIGRLNNQTVVSLDSGGNSTVFYLIKADGLNEEGFIHKSRINPFGGYQRWKLKDHYSDKAIYQFADNFVELQVKIAQFTEKDFKKTIPKGLKMAFYTYYKNKEFFGTDGDIPEKGMGQFKQILINFNGENIVIPAQKLEQYFFPLDRYGNLYDFEQAEVYSKGNDLYVINTLTIGGAAQYNMVIHIQNGLVKPIQAWSE; encoded by the coding sequence ATGAAAAGAATCCTTTTAGTTGCTAGTCTTTTTATACCATCCTTTAGCTTTGCGCAGTCGAATAATTTCGGTTTGATTCAGGATAAAGATGGTTATGTCAATGTTCGAGATCAAGCATCTCTAAAAGCTAAAGTAATTGGGCGTTTAAATAATCAAACAGTTGTATCGCTTGATTCAGGAGGTAATTCAACGGTTTTTTATTTGATTAAAGCAGATGGTCTAAATGAAGAAGGTTTTATTCATAAAAGCCGTATCAATCCATTCGGTGGCTATCAACGTTGGAAGCTTAAAGATCATTACTCAGATAAAGCAATTTATCAATTTGCAGATAATTTTGTTGAACTACAGGTAAAAATAGCACAATTCACTGAAAAAGATTTTAAAAAAACAATTCCTAAAGGCTTAAAAATGGCATTTTATACATATTATAAAAATAAAGAATTTTTTGGAACTGATGGAGATATTCCTGAAAAAGGAATGGGGCAGTTTAAGCAAATTCTTATTAATTTTAATGGTGAAAATATTGTTATTCCTGCACAAAAATTGGAGCAGTATTTCTTTCCATTAGATCGCTACGGAAATCTGTACGATTTTGAACAAGCTGAGGTTTATAGCAAAGGTAATGATTTATATGTAATTAATACTTTAACTATAGGTGGTGCAGCTCAATATAATATGGTAATCCATATTCAAAATGGTCTAGTAAAACCCATTCAAGCATGGTCTGAATAA
- a CDS encoding PGAP1-like alpha/beta domain-containing protein, whose protein sequence is MPSLTPLHETYCKWDRSPPSQADVLEGLAQLVSTPLSGVVQDFIQSIQREMLLSIFGLSKTKAKRFQSRPIVDKFYQFGYNALQNYGSHLLAPVLRKTIERFPNLHEKSLTSYMTFLVSALNGVLGDYLLATHNPLALSPVLYDRYGALQQGDLAGRVVIFSHGLCMNYQDWSNRGNGGIGEKLLAQRDNNTMLYLHYNTGRRISANGRSLANILEDLVKRNPRITSIDLIGHSMGGLVSRSALFYGKQNMHQWLHMVENLVCIGSPHHGAVLERFGFAIQDKIGNFPIVKIISHVVNIRSNGILDLRFGSVRDDDWEHNNARIGLMDDNRKPAPLPSHINTFLIAGTLEFENRKNRTLKVIGDYLVSVKSALGEHPNPRFQLKLPESHKAVFYGLNHFDIQYHPLVAEQIAKWFYPHHDELAEEQIRKYLIKLESMQGIVET, encoded by the coding sequence ATGCCAAGTTTAACCCCTTTACACGAAACATATTGTAAGTGGGATCGTTCGCCTCCAAGTCAGGCGGACGTACTTGAAGGTTTAGCACAATTGGTGAGTACACCATTGAGCGGTGTTGTTCAGGACTTTATCCAGTCGATTCAACGTGAAATGTTACTGAGTATTTTTGGTTTAAGTAAAACCAAAGCCAAACGCTTTCAGTCACGTCCAATTGTCGATAAATTCTATCAATTCGGCTATAACGCACTACAAAATTACGGTAGCCACTTACTTGCTCCTGTTTTACGAAAAACCATTGAACGCTTTCCAAATTTGCATGAAAAGTCACTCACATCATATATGACCTTTTTGGTCAGTGCTTTGAATGGTGTACTTGGCGATTACTTATTGGCAACCCATAATCCACTTGCACTTTCTCCAGTACTCTATGATCGCTATGGCGCATTACAACAAGGTGATTTAGCGGGGCGTGTGGTGATTTTTTCACACGGTTTATGCATGAATTATCAAGATTGGAGTAATCGTGGTAATGGTGGAATCGGTGAAAAATTACTGGCTCAGCGTGATAACAATACCATGTTGTATTTGCACTACAACACAGGACGTCGTATTTCAGCCAATGGACGTTCACTTGCCAATATCTTAGAAGATTTAGTCAAACGTAATCCACGTATCACCAGTATTGACCTGATTGGTCATAGTATGGGCGGTTTAGTTTCTCGCAGTGCTTTGTTTTATGGTAAACAGAATATGCATCAATGGTTGCATATGGTTGAAAATCTTGTATGTATTGGCTCACCACATCACGGTGCAGTATTGGAACGTTTCGGTTTCGCAATCCAAGATAAAATTGGCAACTTCCCAATTGTTAAAATCATCAGCCATGTGGTCAACATTCGCAGTAACGGTATTTTAGACCTGCGTTTTGGTAGTGTCCGTGATGATGACTGGGAACATAATAATGCACGTATCGGCTTAATGGACGATAACCGTAAACCAGCACCACTCCCATCACACATCAATACCTTTTTAATCGCAGGAACTTTAGAGTTTGAAAATCGTAAGAACCGTACTTTAAAAGTCATTGGTGACTATCTCGTCAGTGTAAAAAGTGCTTTGGGTGAACACCCAAATCCACGTTTTCAATTGAAATTACCTGAATCACATAAGGCTGTTTTCTATGGCTTAAACCATTTTGATATTCAGTATCATCCATTGGTCGCAGAACAGATTGCCAAATGGTTTTATCCGCATCATGATGAGCTTGCAGAAGAACAAATCCGTAAGTATTTAATTAAATTAGAAAGTATGCAAGGTATTGTAGAAACCTAA
- a CDS encoding DUF445 domain-containing protein — protein sequence MSGIEQRESTHEVPSLDRSKRFATIALVVAVVAWFALIISAKLLPEYAWFIHILMLGAEAGVVGGLADWYAITVLFRNPFGKIPIPKFLRDHTEIIPRNKARIAESMGKFVQENFLSPQVVENSLQKTDLSLAIGQWLANPKNNGQVVEVIQQTVPKIFEFVGQEQIGRFIQNNSVQWVRNTRMNQLASEMLRAVLENDFHQDVLQRGLDLAHEWMMNHPEKTRELTQRLFKELGVSRLAKGASWIGIDVEKRTIDSIIEKVESMLADEDHPIRQKIEEGANQLMLQLADNNSNASLRLNETKNALLDSEPVLNFISGAVVILCDAVKSDLMKPDSGIAMNLRVAIQQVGENLIQNQSVRDLLNDRISGIAVNLSDQYSEKVIKFISQRIHEWDSTEMIAKIENEVGGDLHMIRVNGVVVGAFIGLTLGVIRAVIDFVI from the coding sequence ATGAGTGGAATTGAACAACGTGAATCAACCCATGAGGTTCCAAGCCTAGATCGCAGTAAACGCTTTGCAACGATTGCCTTAGTTGTCGCTGTGGTGGCTTGGTTTGCATTGATTATTTCCGCAAAACTATTGCCTGAATATGCATGGTTTATTCATATACTCATGCTCGGTGCGGAGGCTGGTGTAGTCGGTGGTTTGGCAGACTGGTATGCCATTACAGTATTGTTTCGCAACCCTTTCGGGAAAATTCCAATTCCCAAGTTTTTACGTGATCACACTGAAATTATTCCACGTAATAAAGCCCGTATTGCCGAGTCGATGGGAAAATTTGTTCAAGAGAATTTTCTTTCTCCGCAAGTGGTTGAAAATAGTTTACAGAAAACTGACCTCAGTTTAGCAATCGGACAATGGCTTGCAAATCCAAAGAATAATGGTCAAGTGGTTGAAGTGATTCAGCAAACAGTGCCGAAGATTTTTGAATTTGTGGGGCAGGAACAGATTGGACGCTTTATTCAAAATAACAGTGTGCAATGGGTTCGTAATACCCGTATGAACCAGCTTGCCAGTGAAATGCTTCGCGCTGTGTTGGAAAATGATTTCCATCAAGATGTATTACAACGTGGTTTGGATTTGGCACATGAATGGATGATGAATCATCCTGAAAAAACTCGTGAATTAACCCAACGTTTATTTAAAGAGCTTGGTGTTTCTCGACTTGCCAAAGGTGCAAGTTGGATTGGGATTGATGTTGAAAAGCGCACGATTGATTCAATTATTGAAAAAGTTGAATCGATGTTGGCCGATGAAGATCATCCGATTCGTCAAAAAATTGAAGAAGGTGCAAATCAGCTGATGCTTCAATTGGCGGATAATAATAGCAATGCAAGTCTCCGTTTAAATGAAACCAAGAATGCCTTACTTGACAGCGAACCTGTACTGAATTTTATCAGTGGTGCGGTGGTGATTTTATGTGATGCAGTGAAGTCTGATTTGATGAAGCCTGACTCGGGTATTGCGATGAATTTACGTGTTGCGATTCAGCAAGTCGGTGAAAATTTAATTCAAAATCAGTCTGTTCGTGATCTGTTAAATGATCGTATCAGTGGTATTGCGGTAAATTTGAGTGATCAATATAGCGAGAAAGTAATTAAGTTTATTAGTCAACGTATTCATGAATGGGATTCAACTGAAATGATCGCCAAGATTGAAAATGAAGTTGGTGGCGACTTACACATGATCCGCGTCAATGGTGTTGTTGTCGGTGCTTTTATTGGTCTGACTTTAGGTGTGATTCGTGCGGTGATTGATTTTGTGATTTAA
- a CDS encoding outer membrane protein OmpK → MKFTQIAALCAIASTATLAQAAPVWQDFSLTGLYGENYEVVDEKQTTLTVEYAAKVKYADVFFFMDRMRGSDDHKSTYFELAPRLSLGEVTGKKLAVGPIKDVLISTTWESSSDDFNNSFDNFLYGVGFDLAIPYTSFASINFYRANNEKQSDDYQMTLTYGVPVKLGSEDFLVDGFLDWSTAEKDSGAAHASELNWTTQYKWNAGKHISPNTRLYLGIEHSVWNNKYGIKGKDENNVSALVKYHF, encoded by the coding sequence ATGAAATTTACACAAATTGCTGCTCTTTGCGCAATCGCTTCAACTGCAACTTTGGCTCAAGCTGCTCCTGTTTGGCAGGATTTCAGTTTAACAGGACTTTATGGTGAAAATTATGAAGTTGTTGATGAAAAGCAAACTACACTGACAGTTGAGTATGCTGCCAAAGTAAAATACGCAGATGTATTCTTCTTTATGGATCGTATGCGTGGTAGTGATGATCACAAAAGCACATATTTCGAATTAGCTCCTCGCCTAAGCCTTGGTGAAGTTACTGGGAAAAAGCTTGCTGTTGGCCCAATCAAAGACGTTTTGATTTCGACAACGTGGGAAAGTAGTAGTGATGACTTCAACAATAGTTTTGACAATTTCTTGTATGGTGTTGGTTTTGATTTAGCCATTCCTTATACAAGTTTTGCTAGCATCAATTTTTATCGTGCGAACAACGAAAAGCAAAGTGATGACTATCAAATGACGCTTACTTACGGCGTTCCTGTAAAATTAGGTTCAGAAGACTTTTTGGTTGATGGTTTCTTAGATTGGTCAACTGCTGAAAAAGATTCAGGCGCTGCGCATGCAAGCGAATTAAACTGGACCACTCAATATAAATGGAATGCGGGTAAACATATTTCTCCAAATACACGTTTATATCTTGGTATTGAACATTCTGTATGGAATAACAAATACGGGATCAAAGGTAAAGATGAAAACAATGTCAGTGCTTTAGTGAAATATCATTTCTAA
- a CDS encoding DUF924 family protein, with product MNYQTVLDFWFSAETQPYWFAKSDAFDQQLRNQFLDTLEQARQAELWSWRENAEGRLAEIIVLDQFSRNLYRDRPASFAQDPMALALAQETIQLGLDQNLRPEQRSFLYMPFMHSESKIIHEQALKLFEGLGNPINLDFEKKHKVIIDRFGRYPHRNEILGRESTVEEIEFLTQPNSSF from the coding sequence ATGAATTATCAAACTGTTCTCGATTTTTGGTTTAGCGCTGAAACTCAACCCTACTGGTTTGCAAAGAGTGATGCATTCGATCAACAACTTCGCAATCAATTTTTAGACACTCTAGAGCAAGCACGCCAAGCTGAACTTTGGTCATGGCGAGAAAATGCCGAAGGTCGTTTGGCTGAAATTATTGTTTTGGATCAATTTTCACGAAATTTATATCGTGATCGCCCTGCCTCTTTTGCGCAAGACCCAATGGCTTTGGCTTTAGCACAGGAAACGATCCAACTGGGATTGGATCAAAATTTAAGACCTGAGCAACGTTCATTTTTATATATGCCTTTTATGCACAGTGAATCCAAGATCATTCATGAACAAGCATTAAAATTATTTGAAGGTTTAGGCAATCCAATCAATTTAGATTTTGAGAAAAAGCATAAAGTTATTATTGATCGTTTTGGACGCTATCCACATCGTAATGAAATCTTAGGACGTGAATCGACTGTGGAAGAAATTGAGTTTTTAACACAGCCGAATAGTAGTTTTTGA
- a CDS encoding CC0125/CC1285 family lipoprotein, with the protein MKKQLIGLSMVVALAISGCATTPSKPRTFDQLGQYTTVPLNEHSYRISFQGNSNMSFGTAEEITLVKAAQTTLLNGFTYFKVLDDPSNRTQQPPRKAVVYPSQSYYPYGWGYRRHPGFWNDPFYDMPQVVTLDPVQVSYTIECYKDKKSSPNDAFDARLILQSLGQKYGVSPTGQVLQPQPVTVPSAK; encoded by the coding sequence ATGAAAAAACAACTCATCGGTCTGTCTATGGTTGTCGCGCTCGCAATCTCGGGTTGTGCGACCACACCGAGCAAACCACGCACTTTTGACCAACTTGGGCAATACACCACAGTTCCGCTGAATGAACACAGCTATCGCATTAGTTTTCAAGGCAATAGCAACATGAGTTTTGGTACTGCCGAAGAAATTACACTGGTCAAAGCAGCACAAACAACCTTATTGAATGGTTTTACTTATTTTAAAGTCTTAGATGATCCAAGTAATCGCACCCAACAGCCACCTCGTAAAGCTGTCGTTTATCCGTCACAGAGTTACTATCCTTATGGTTGGGGCTACAGACGTCATCCAGGGTTCTGGAATGATCCATTCTATGATATGCCACAAGTCGTGACACTTGACCCTGTTCAAGTTTCCTATACGATTGAATGTTATAAGGATAAAAAATCATCGCCAAATGATGCCTTTGACGCTCGTCTGATTTTGCAATCTTTAGGGCAGAAATATGGCGTTAGTCCGACAGGACAGGTACTGCAACCACAACCTGTTACTGTACCATCAGCTAAATAA
- the parE gene encoding DNA topoisomerase IV subunit B, with amino-acid sequence MSYTAQSLEVLSGLDPVRRRPGMYTDTTRPNHLAQEVIDNAVDEALAGHANKITVTVYKDGSLSVEDNGRGMPVDIHPEYGQSGIEIILTKLHAGGKFSTDNYQFSGGLHGVGISVVNALSDRVEVEVQRQGNLYKMAFERGEPVAPLEVLEGKAPKRASGTSVHFWPEAKYFDSPKFALKALKHNLKAKAVLAAGLQIIYIDQINDEKIEWQFENGLVDYLMDELQDREIVPEPAFVATGEAERASAEFAICWNVEGGEQIQESYVNLIPTAQGGTHVNGLRSGVTDAMREFCELRNLLPRNMKLSAEDVWDGVNYILSLKFQEPQFSGQTKERLSSREASNIVLNIAKDAFALWLNQNSEVAMQLAEMVIAKAGRRLKAAKKVERKKIVAGPTLPGKLSDCVGHTLEESELFIVEGDSAGGSAKQARDKNFQAIMPIRGKILNTWEVSSDEVLASQEVHNIAIAIGVDPGSDDLSELRYGKICILADADSDGLHIATLLCALFVKHFPAMVDAGHLYVAMPPLFRIDDAKDVHYALDEQELEAILKKVKTKNPQITRFKGLGEMNASQLRETTLDPNTRRLVQLDLDDTQLTANLLDKLLAKKRSGDRKEWLEQKGNLADLGV; translated from the coding sequence GTGTCATATACAGCCCAATCTCTTGAGGTTTTATCTGGTTTAGATCCTGTACGTCGTCGTCCAGGCATGTACACCGATACCACTCGTCCAAACCATTTGGCGCAAGAAGTTATTGATAATGCTGTCGATGAGGCACTTGCAGGGCATGCCAATAAAATTACGGTCACGGTGTATAAAGACGGCTCATTATCCGTTGAAGACAATGGTCGTGGTATGCCTGTTGATATTCACCCTGAATATGGACAAAGTGGGATTGAAATTATCCTCACCAAACTACATGCAGGTGGTAAATTTAGCACAGACAATTACCAATTTTCAGGTGGTTTGCATGGTGTGGGTATTTCTGTCGTCAATGCTTTATCTGACCGTGTAGAGGTTGAAGTTCAACGTCAGGGTAATCTGTATAAAATGGCGTTCGAACGTGGTGAGCCTGTTGCACCATTAGAAGTATTAGAAGGCAAAGCACCAAAAAGAGCTTCAGGAACAAGCGTCCATTTTTGGCCAGAAGCCAAGTATTTTGATTCGCCTAAATTTGCTTTAAAAGCGTTAAAGCATAATTTAAAAGCCAAAGCTGTGCTTGCTGCGGGTTTACAAATTATTTATATCGACCAAATTAATGATGAAAAAATAGAGTGGCAATTTGAAAATGGTCTGGTCGACTATTTGATGGATGAATTGCAAGACCGTGAAATTGTTCCCGAACCAGCTTTTGTTGCGACAGGTGAGGCGGAACGTGCCAGTGCTGAATTTGCGATTTGCTGGAATGTTGAAGGTGGCGAGCAAATTCAAGAAAGCTATGTCAACCTGATCCCGACTGCACAAGGCGGTACGCATGTAAACGGCTTGCGCTCAGGTGTGACGGATGCGATGCGTGAGTTTTGTGAGTTACGTAACTTATTGCCACGTAACATGAAATTGTCAGCGGAAGATGTCTGGGATGGGGTGAATTACATTCTGTCTTTAAAATTCCAAGAACCTCAGTTTTCAGGACAGACCAAAGAGCGTCTTTCGAGTCGTGAAGCATCGAATATTGTGTTGAATATTGCCAAAGATGCATTTGCTTTATGGCTCAATCAAAATTCTGAAGTGGCGATGCAACTTGCAGAAATGGTGATTGCTAAAGCGGGTCGTCGTTTAAAAGCTGCGAAAAAAGTTGAACGTAAGAAAATCGTTGCTGGTCCAACTTTACCCGGTAAATTGTCAGACTGTGTAGGACATACATTAGAAGAATCTGAATTATTTATCGTGGAAGGTGACTCCGCAGGTGGTTCTGCGAAACAAGCTCGTGATAAAAACTTCCAAGCAATCATGCCGATTCGTGGGAAAATTTTAAATACTTGGGAAGTGTCTTCGGATGAAGTTTTGGCTTCTCAGGAAGTTCATAATATTGCGATTGCGATCGGTGTTGATCCAGGCAGTGATGATTTGTCTGAGTTGCGTTATGGCAAAATTTGTATCCTTGCCGATGCGGACTCAGATGGTTTACATATTGCGACTTTATTGTGTGCTTTATTCGTCAAGCATTTCCCTGCGATGGTGGATGCAGGACATCTTTATGTCGCTATGCCACCGTTGTTCCGTATTGATGATGCCAAAGATGTTCATTATGCGTTGGATGAGCAAGAGTTAGAAGCTATCTTAAAGAAAGTAAAAACCAAAAATCCTCAAATTACTCGATTTAAAGGTTTAGGCGAGATGAATGCAAGTCAGTTGCGTGAAACGACTTTAGACCCTAACACACGTCGTTTGGTACAGTTGGATTTGGACGATACGCAATTGACTGCGAATTTGTTGGATAAATTATTGGCTAAGAAACGTTCTGGTGACCGTAAAGAGTGGTTAGAGCAGAAGGGTAATTTAGCAGATTTGGGTGTTTGA
- a CDS encoding disulfide bond formation protein B, with product MQWRSYRFVSGFLFLASVIGMSFALFLEHVQGLDPCPLCVFQRIGLIGLGFISLIAFLHNPKTNVFKRLYSFLGLVAISWSAGVAARHVWLQHLPKDQVPSCGPGLDYWVDTLPLKSVFENVLKGSGECAMVDWTFLGQSLPTWSLLFFSVLALISLWQLFRKY from the coding sequence ATGCAATGGCGTAGTTATCGCTTCGTAAGTGGTTTTTTGTTTTTGGCAAGTGTCATTGGAATGTCATTTGCGTTGTTTTTAGAGCATGTGCAAGGACTTGATCCTTGCCCGCTTTGCGTATTTCAACGGATTGGTCTGATTGGTTTAGGATTCATTTCCCTCATTGCGTTTTTGCATAACCCTAAAACCAATGTGTTTAAGCGTCTTTATAGTTTCTTAGGTTTAGTCGCGATTTCATGGTCAGCCGGTGTTGCTGCACGTCATGTGTGGCTACAACATTTGCCAAAAGACCAAGTGCCGAGTTGTGGTCCGGGTTTGGATTATTGGGTAGATACATTACCGCTCAAATCTGTGTTTGAAAATGTCCTCAAAGGCTCTGGTGAGTGTGCCATGGTGGATTGGACATTCTTGGGGCAGTCTTTACCGACATGGTCATTGTTGTTCTTTAGTGTATTAGCTTTGATCAGTCTATGGCAACTATTCCGTAAATATTAA
- a CDS encoding YqiA/YcfP family alpha/beta fold hydrolase gives MNIIYLHGFKSSPLSIKGQQLDEYCRNHSSNNVYLPDLNQHPQMVLDQISQLIEELPDVGLVGSSLGGFYATQLVAKYGVPAVLINPAMRPWALFRELFGMEHIPLKVTEQWTLDHAQLDHLEAIAVPFVQDADKIMVLLQQGDEILDYREAERYYSAAPHSSLIMTEMHGNHAMENFADKIPMILEFLSNSVK, from the coding sequence ATGAATATTATCTATTTACATGGTTTTAAAAGTAGCCCTTTATCGATCAAAGGGCAACAATTAGATGAATATTGTCGAAACCATTCATCGAATAATGTTTATTTACCCGATTTAAATCAACATCCTCAAATGGTTTTAGATCAAATCTCTCAATTGATTGAAGAACTACCAGATGTTGGTCTAGTGGGGAGTAGTCTTGGTGGTTTTTATGCGACACAATTGGTCGCCAAATACGGTGTGCCTGCTGTTTTAATTAATCCCGCTATGCGACCATGGGCTTTGTTTCGCGAACTATTTGGAATGGAGCATATTCCGCTCAAAGTGACTGAACAATGGACATTAGACCATGCACAACTTGATCACTTAGAAGCGATTGCTGTGCCATTTGTGCAAGATGCAGACAAAATCATGGTTTTACTGCAACAAGGCGATGAAATTTTGGATTATCGTGAAGCTGAACGCTATTATAGTGCAGCGCCACATTCATCATTGATCATGACTGAAATGCATGGTAATCATGCGATGGAAAATTTTGCAGATAAAATCCCGATGATTTTGGAATTTTTATCCAACTCCGTAAAATAA